From a region of the Acinetobacter calcoaceticus genome:
- a CDS encoding LysR family transcriptional regulator: MDTLKAIQVFVSIAQHGNLTKAAEHLNYSRAMVSRYLEHLEHTFSTRLFQRNTRKISLTPAGEKALLYCENILQQQQLLQELAAPEQHNGTIRFTCGLFLFQLGVGECIRQFKKQHPHIQFDVYLTENTIDLIDAQVDLALRITQKVADGLIARPVCQIESIFCAHPDYLKEHSPLSHPRQLIQYECLTHHSQHQFWTLFDEEQQPQNYPLNVTFKSNDVNAVYDMCLHAQGVAMLPSLLVKKDLKEKRLVPLFKNFSAPELSLSVVYASRQHLPKITQEFIAFMIENLDFYLKPQN, from the coding sequence ATGGATACTTTAAAAGCCATACAGGTCTTTGTTTCTATTGCTCAGCACGGCAATTTAACCAAAGCCGCCGAGCATCTTAATTATTCCCGTGCCATGGTTTCTCGCTATCTTGAACACCTAGAGCATACATTCTCAACTCGACTATTTCAGCGGAATACCCGAAAAATATCTCTCACTCCAGCCGGTGAAAAAGCCCTACTCTACTGCGAAAATATTTTACAACAACAACAACTTCTACAAGAGCTGGCAGCACCCGAACAACATAACGGTACGATTCGCTTTACCTGTGGTTTATTTTTATTTCAATTGGGTGTTGGGGAATGTATTCGTCAATTTAAAAAACAACATCCACATATTCAATTTGACGTATATCTTACTGAAAATACAATTGACTTGATTGATGCACAGGTCGATTTAGCCTTGCGTATAACGCAAAAAGTTGCAGATGGATTAATTGCGAGACCAGTCTGTCAGATCGAATCGATATTTTGTGCTCATCCAGACTATTTAAAAGAGCATAGTCCCCTCTCTCACCCAAGACAACTTATTCAATATGAATGTTTAACTCACCATAGCCAACATCAATTTTGGACACTTTTTGATGAAGAACAACAACCGCAGAATTATCCTTTAAACGTCACCTTTAAAAGTAATGATGTAAATGCTGTTTATGATATGTGTCTACATGCCCAAGGTGTGGCTATGTTGCCGTCACTATTAGTTAAAAAAGATTTAAAAGAAAAACGCTTAGTTCCTTTATTTAAAAACTTTTCAGCTCCGGAATTAAGTCTGTCAGTGGTATATGCATCGAGGCAACATTTACCCAAAATAACGCAGGAATTTATTGCTTTTATGATCGAAAATTTAGATTTTTACTTAAAACCGCAAAATTAA
- the purE gene encoding 5-(carboxyamino)imidazole ribonucleotide mutase translates to MNAAAAQDAQPLVGIIMGSQSDWATLENTANMLKQLGVPFEAEVVSAHRTPDRLFEYAETARDRGIQVIIAGAGGAAHLPGMCAAKTDLPVLGVPVKSSILNGVDSLLSIVQMPAGIAVGTLAIGPAGATNAAIMAAQILGLTRPEIAKNVADFRAAQTDKVASKNIPGQV, encoded by the coding sequence ATGAATGCGGCCGCAGCACAAGACGCTCAACCTCTCGTTGGAATTATTATGGGTTCTCAATCTGATTGGGCAACTCTCGAAAACACAGCCAATATGCTTAAACAGCTTGGTGTCCCATTTGAAGCGGAAGTGGTATCTGCTCATCGTACTCCAGATCGTTTATTTGAATATGCAGAAACTGCGCGTGATCGTGGTATTCAAGTGATTATTGCTGGTGCAGGCGGTGCAGCGCATTTACCTGGAATGTGTGCCGCAAAAACTGATTTACCTGTTTTAGGTGTACCAGTTAAATCATCAATTTTAAATGGCGTAGATTCTTTGCTTTCAATCGTACAAATGCCAGCTGGTATTGCAGTGGGTACTTTAGCGATTGGTCCAGCTGGTGCGACGAATGCTGCAATTATGGCGGCACAAATCTTAGGTTTAACTCGTCCTGAAATCGCAAAAAATGTTGCTGATTTCCGTGCTGCGCAAACTGATAAAGTTGCAAGCAAAAATATTCCGGGTCAGGTGTAA
- the mpl gene encoding UDP-N-acetylmuramate:L-alanyl-gamma-D-glutamyl-meso-diaminopimelate ligase, with protein MHLHILGICGTFMGSLALLARDLGHKVTGSDLNVYPPMSTQLENAGITLMQGYDRSHLQPHPDLVIVGNAMKRGIDAVEYMLNEGLPYISGPQFLADHVLQGKHVLGVAGTHGKTTTTTMLAWVLDQAGLNPGFLIGGVPLGFSESARLGGGKYFCVEADEYDSAFFDKRSKFVHYHPKTAILNNLEFDHADIFDDLAAIQKQFHHLVRTIPSEGRIIAPITETHIDEVLEMGCWTPVIRTSLETNEKAALSAELISIDGSHFKVLENGNVVGEVKWSMTGQHSVANALATIAAAQHVGVALEKACEALSNFGGVKRRMELLGTVNSIEVYDDFAHHPTAIDTTLDGARKRLGERRLWAIIEPRSNTMRMGSHKDGLAHSARLADEVIWYQPEGLDWDLQPVIEAASNHAQVSRSLDEIIERVVNEAGEGDAVVIMSNGGFGGLHQKLMNALKAKAA; from the coding sequence ATGCATCTGCATATCTTGGGTATTTGTGGCACTTTTATGGGCTCTTTAGCGCTTTTAGCTCGTGATTTAGGGCATAAGGTAACCGGTTCGGATTTAAACGTTTACCCGCCAATGTCTACCCAGTTAGAAAATGCAGGCATTACACTCATGCAAGGCTATGACCGTAGCCATTTACAACCACATCCAGATTTAGTGATTGTCGGAAATGCCATGAAACGTGGTATTGATGCTGTAGAATATATGCTTAATGAAGGTCTACCATATATTTCTGGTCCACAGTTCCTTGCCGATCATGTTCTACAAGGCAAGCATGTACTTGGTGTAGCGGGTACTCATGGTAAAACCACGACTACGACTATGCTTGCTTGGGTACTTGATCAAGCTGGTTTAAATCCAGGCTTTTTAATTGGCGGCGTTCCACTGGGCTTTAGTGAAAGCGCTCGTTTAGGCGGTGGCAAATACTTCTGCGTTGAAGCCGATGAATATGACTCAGCTTTCTTTGATAAGCGCTCTAAGTTTGTTCATTATCACCCAAAAACGGCGATTTTAAACAACCTAGAATTCGACCATGCCGATATTTTTGATGACTTAGCGGCTATTCAAAAGCAATTCCATCACCTTGTGCGTACCATTCCAAGTGAAGGCCGCATTATTGCACCAATTACTGAAACACACATTGACGAAGTGCTTGAAATGGGCTGTTGGACACCAGTGATTCGTACAAGTCTAGAAACGAATGAAAAAGCTGCTCTGTCTGCCGAATTAATTTCAATTGATGGCAGCCATTTTAAAGTACTCGAAAATGGCAATGTCGTTGGCGAAGTGAAATGGAGTATGACAGGGCAACATAGTGTAGCTAATGCTTTAGCAACGATTGCAGCTGCTCAGCATGTCGGTGTTGCGCTTGAAAAGGCTTGTGAAGCTTTGTCTAACTTTGGTGGTGTGAAACGTCGTATGGAGTTGCTTGGCACAGTCAATAGTATTGAGGTTTATGATGACTTTGCTCACCATCCAACTGCAATTGACACGACTTTAGATGGCGCACGTAAACGTTTAGGCGAACGCCGTTTATGGGCCATTATCGAACCACGTTCAAACACCATGCGTATGGGAAGCCATAAAGATGGCTTAGCACACTCAGCACGCTTAGCAGACGAAGTCATTTGGTATCAGCCAGAAGGTTTAGATTGGGATTTACAACCCGTGATTGAAGCTGCGTCTAATCATGCTCAAGTTAGCCGTTCACTTGATGAAATTATTGAACGTGTTGTCAATGAAGCAGGTGAGGGCGATGCTGTTGTGATCATGTCTAATGGTGGCTTTGGTGGATTACATCAAAAATTAATGAATGCATTAAAAGCAAAAGCTGCTTAA
- a CDS encoding lytic murein transglycosylase has translation MRRFSCIVGSVFLAMTQAQAELVINGSTISSSATVPAVTNENYTPNNNFQSCLANLRSQAIAAGVSGASYDRYTQNLTPDYSVIDKLNYQPEFSTPIWDYLSGLVDEERVELGKQKLAQYRDVLNRASQTYGVPPETIVAVWGVESNFGDISGKYPLLQALGTLSCEGRRQSYFRTEFFATMRILQRGDLTEDQLKGSWAGAFGHTQFMPSTYERLAVDFDGDGRRDLVSSTADALASTANFLNKAGWQAGMPWGFEVKVPQGMSIDGEGRRSKKALSSWSARGVTRIDGSPLVQGALSSSTSAGLMAPAGVNGPVFLVFKNFDAIYSYNAAESYGLAIAHLSDRLKGARPFATSWPTDDPGTSRMERREIQQFLINRGYDIGAVDGLIGDKTRVAIRQEQTRLGLNPTGRAGQQILRAFRQEQAQKMMQ, from the coding sequence ATGCGACGTTTTTCTTGTATTGTTGGCTCTGTATTTTTAGCAATGACTCAGGCTCAAGCAGAGCTCGTAATTAATGGTTCTACAATATCTAGCAGTGCCACTGTTCCGGCAGTGACTAACGAAAATTATACGCCTAATAATAATTTCCAAAGTTGTTTGGCAAATTTACGCTCTCAAGCGATTGCTGCCGGAGTCTCGGGGGCGTCTTATGATCGTTATACTCAAAACTTAACTCCAGATTATTCGGTTATTGATAAATTAAATTATCAACCAGAATTTTCGACACCAATTTGGGATTATCTTTCTGGGTTAGTCGACGAAGAGCGTGTTGAGCTTGGAAAACAAAAACTGGCGCAATATCGTGATGTTTTAAATCGTGCTTCTCAAACCTACGGCGTACCACCAGAAACAATTGTGGCAGTGTGGGGTGTGGAAAGTAATTTTGGTGATATTTCTGGAAAATATCCTTTATTACAGGCACTCGGAACTTTAAGTTGTGAAGGCCGCCGACAAAGTTATTTCCGTACTGAATTTTTTGCCACCATGCGTATTTTACAGCGTGGTGACTTAACCGAAGATCAACTGAAAGGTTCATGGGCTGGGGCATTTGGACATACGCAATTTATGCCATCGACCTATGAACGTTTAGCTGTTGATTTTGATGGAGATGGTCGTCGAGACTTGGTGTCTAGTACAGCTGATGCACTGGCTTCAACAGCGAATTTCTTAAATAAAGCGGGCTGGCAAGCAGGAATGCCATGGGGTTTTGAAGTAAAAGTTCCCCAAGGTATGTCAATTGATGGAGAAGGGCGACGCTCAAAGAAAGCTTTAAGTAGCTGGAGTGCAAGAGGCGTTACTCGAATTGACGGCTCTCCACTTGTTCAAGGCGCTTTATCTAGCAGTACTTCGGCAGGTTTAATGGCACCAGCAGGTGTAAATGGTCCAGTATTTTTAGTATTTAAGAATTTTGATGCTATCTATAGTTATAACGCTGCTGAAAGTTATGGTCTTGCAATTGCTCATCTATCTGATCGTTTAAAAGGCGCTCGTCCTTTTGCAACATCTTGGCCAACTGATGATCCAGGAACTTCACGTATGGAACGTCGTGAAATTCAACAATTTTTGATTAATCGTGGCTATGATATTGGCGCGGTTGATGGCCTTATTGGGGATAAAACCCGTGTAGCTATTCGTCAGGAGCAAACTCGTTTAGGTTTAAATCCAACAGGACGGGCTGGGCAACAAATCTTACGCGCATTCCGTCAAGAACAAGCCCAAAAAATGATGCAATAA
- the dnaK gene encoding molecular chaperone DnaK has translation MAKIIGIDLGTTNSCVAVLEGDKVKVIENAEGTRTTPSIIAYKDGEILVGQSAKRQAVTNPKNTLFAIKRLIGRRYEDQAVQKDIGLVPYKIIKADNGDAWVEVNDKKLAPQQISAEILKKMKKTAEDYLGETVTEAVITVPAYFNDAQRQATKDAGKIAGLDVKRIINEPTAAALAFGMDKKEGDRKIAVYDLGGGTFDVSIIEIADLDGDQQIEVLSTNGDTFLGGEDFDNALIEFLVEEFKKEQSVNLKNDPLALQRLKEAAEKAKIELSSSNATEINLPYITADATGPKHLVINVTRAKLEGLVADLVARTIEPCRIALKDAGLSTSDISDVILVGGQSRMPLVQQKVQEFFGKEPRKDVNPDEAVAIGAAIQGAVLSGDKTDVLLLDVTPLTLGIETMGGVLTPIIEKNTTIPAKKSQVFSTAADNQPAVDISVYQGERKMAQQNKLLGNFQLGDIPPAPRGVPQIEVSFDINADGILKVSAKDKSTGKEQSIQIKANSGLSDAEIEAMIKDAEANAEEDRKFEELAKARNEADALISSSNKAVKDLGDKVTEDEKTAVSTAVSELELATKENDVEDIKAKTEALQNILMPITQRAYEQAQQAGGAEGFDPNAFQGGDAGQQKADDGVVDAEFTEVKDDKK, from the coding sequence ATGGCAAAAATTATTGGTATTGACTTAGGTACTACCAACTCATGCGTTGCTGTACTTGAAGGCGATAAAGTAAAAGTAATCGAAAACGCTGAAGGCACACGTACAACTCCATCGATCATCGCTTATAAAGATGGCGAGATCTTGGTTGGTCAAAGCGCTAAGCGTCAGGCAGTAACTAACCCGAAAAATACATTATTCGCTATTAAGCGTTTAATTGGTCGTCGTTATGAAGATCAAGCAGTACAAAAAGACATCGGCCTTGTACCTTATAAAATCATCAAAGCTGATAATGGTGATGCTTGGGTAGAAGTAAACGATAAAAAATTAGCACCTCAACAGATCTCTGCTGAAATCTTGAAAAAGATGAAGAAAACTGCAGAAGACTATTTAGGTGAAACAGTTACAGAAGCAGTTATTACTGTTCCTGCTTACTTTAATGATGCTCAACGTCAAGCAACTAAAGATGCGGGTAAAATTGCTGGCTTAGATGTTAAACGTATCATTAACGAACCAACTGCTGCTGCACTTGCGTTCGGTATGGACAAAAAAGAAGGTGACCGTAAAATTGCTGTTTACGACTTAGGTGGTGGTACTTTTGACGTATCAATCATTGAAATCGCAGATCTTGATGGCGACCAACAAATCGAAGTGTTATCAACAAATGGTGATACTTTCCTTGGTGGTGAAGACTTTGATAACGCTTTAATTGAATTCTTGGTTGAAGAATTTAAGAAAGAACAAAGTGTGAACTTGAAAAATGATCCACTTGCATTACAACGTTTGAAAGAAGCTGCTGAAAAAGCAAAAATCGAGCTTTCTTCATCGAATGCAACTGAAATCAACCTTCCATATATCACTGCTGATGCGACTGGTCCTAAACACTTAGTGATCAATGTAACACGTGCAAAACTCGAAGGTTTGGTTGCTGATTTAGTTGCTCGTACAATTGAGCCTTGTCGTATCGCGCTTAAAGATGCTGGTCTTTCGACTTCTGACATCTCTGACGTAATTTTAGTTGGTGGTCAGTCTCGTATGCCGCTTGTACAACAAAAAGTACAAGAATTCTTTGGTAAAGAGCCACGTAAAGACGTAAACCCTGATGAAGCAGTTGCAATTGGTGCTGCGATTCAAGGTGCGGTATTGTCTGGTGACAAAACTGACGTTCTTTTATTAGACGTAACACCATTAACTTTAGGTATTGAAACAATGGGTGGTGTATTAACACCAATCATTGAGAAAAACACGACGATTCCTGCGAAGAAATCACAAGTGTTCTCTACTGCTGCTGACAACCAGCCTGCTGTAGACATTTCTGTTTACCAAGGTGAACGTAAGATGGCTCAACAAAACAAATTGTTGGGTAACTTCCAATTAGGTGACATTCCACCTGCTCCACGTGGTGTGCCACAAATTGAAGTATCTTTCGACATCAATGCTGATGGTATCTTGAAAGTATCTGCTAAAGATAAGAGCACTGGTAAAGAGCAATCGATCCAGATTAAAGCAAACTCAGGTTTGTCTGATGCTGAAATCGAAGCAATGATTAAAGATGCTGAAGCGAATGCTGAAGAAGATCGTAAGTTTGAAGAACTTGCAAAAGCTCGTAACGAAGCTGATGCATTAATTTCAAGCTCGAACAAAGCAGTTAAAGATCTTGGTGATAAAGTTACTGAAGATGAAAAAACAGCTGTAAGTACTGCGGTTTCTGAACTTGAATTAGCAACCAAAGAAAATGATGTTGAAGATATCAAAGCTAAAACTGAAGCTTTACAAAACATCTTAATGCCTATCACTCAACGTGCTTATGAACAAGCACAGCAAGCTGGTGGTGCAGAAGGCTTTGATCCAAATGCATTCCAAGGTGGCGATGCAGGTCAACAAAAAGCTGATGATGGCGTTGTGGATGCAGAGTTTACTGAAGTTAAAGATGACAAAAAATAA
- a CDS encoding matrixin family metalloprotease, which translates to MKKFLWWGLSLCLCIGFQTKIFAQSNLPMGSSHQPLKYQIAFIDPRFQLTKEQFIEVSQQAAEIWHKETGKTYFIYDSGAQLSVNLIYDDHQMMKSEQQENLNTLLQKQEQWRIKNEEIILNKQEIDQLSSDLNKKKISLKAEFEQYQREVTRFNQGEQRYYRADELKEQQNQLQQKSGNLQNESNNLNIKIQLLNAKIKDLNQEQSDLTTLMTQFKLEQKASIQPFHKGLFSQNQIQIYGYTSLNDLRLTLAHEFGHALGLKHTTDPKSLMYPRLKEQDIHNFKLTDSDLELLGSIYSSIKENH; encoded by the coding sequence ATGAAAAAATTTCTATGGTGGGGATTGAGCTTGTGTTTATGCATAGGCTTTCAAACGAAGATCTTTGCTCAAAGTAATCTACCAATGGGTTCATCTCATCAACCTTTGAAGTATCAAATTGCTTTTATTGACCCACGGTTTCAACTCACTAAAGAACAATTTATTGAAGTAAGCCAACAAGCTGCTGAAATCTGGCACAAAGAGACTGGAAAAACCTATTTTATTTATGATTCAGGAGCACAGTTATCAGTTAACTTAATTTATGATGATCATCAAATGATGAAAAGTGAGCAACAGGAAAATTTAAATACACTTTTGCAAAAGCAGGAACAATGGCGCATTAAAAATGAAGAGATTATCTTAAACAAACAAGAAATTGATCAGCTATCATCAGATTTAAACAAAAAAAAGATCAGTCTAAAAGCTGAGTTTGAACAATATCAACGAGAAGTGACACGCTTTAATCAAGGAGAACAACGATACTATCGTGCCGATGAGTTAAAAGAGCAGCAAAATCAACTACAGCAAAAATCTGGAAATCTGCAAAACGAATCAAATAATTTAAATATTAAAATTCAATTGCTTAATGCAAAAATTAAAGATCTAAATCAAGAGCAAAGTGATTTAACGACTTTAATGACACAATTTAAGCTAGAGCAAAAAGCCAGTATTCAGCCTTTTCATAAAGGCCTATTTAGTCAAAACCAAATTCAAATTTATGGTTATACTTCTTTAAATGATTTACGTTTGACCCTTGCTCATGAGTTTGGTCATGCTTTAGGATTAAAACATACTACTGATCCTAAATCTTTAATGTACCCGCGTTTAAAAGAGCAAGATATCCATAATTTCAAATTAACAGATTCAGATTTAGAGTTATTAGGCTCTATTTATAGTTCAATTAAGGAAAATCATTAA
- a CDS encoding 5-(carboxyamino)imidazole ribonucleotide synthase has protein sequence MDKTIGIFGGGQLGRMMAQAALPLNIQCTFFEANTDCPAGVLGQVFSSQDEQGLKQFIESADVYSLEFENTPVEDVDVLTKTKALHPPRVALATAQNRLSEKALFDELTIPVAPYRAVDSLESLKKAVAELGLPIVLKTATGGYDGKGQFVLRSEDQIDTAWAELGPAQSLVAESFVKFSREVSIIAVRGQNGEVKTWPLAENHHHNGILSHSIVPAPNSEALQPVAQDYITRLLNHLNYVGVLTLELFVTEQGLCANEMAPRVHNSGHWSIEGAVCSQFENHIRAVAGLPLGSTDVVRPTVMINIIGQHPKTEDVLALNGAHLHLYNKSERAGRKLGHITLMPLDSNELTTLCRQLAKILPEPLALTENMTL, from the coding sequence ATGGATAAAACTATCGGTATTTTTGGTGGTGGGCAACTGGGTCGAATGATGGCTCAAGCGGCGTTACCATTAAATATTCAATGTACTTTTTTTGAAGCAAATACAGATTGTCCAGCAGGTGTTTTAGGCCAAGTCTTTTCTAGTCAAGATGAGCAAGGTTTAAAGCAGTTTATTGAAAGTGCTGATGTTTACAGTCTTGAGTTTGAAAACACCCCCGTGGAAGATGTTGATGTTTTAACAAAAACTAAGGCATTGCACCCTCCCCGTGTTGCTTTAGCGACTGCGCAAAATCGTTTATCAGAAAAAGCATTATTTGATGAACTTACTATTCCTGTTGCGCCGTATCGTGCTGTAGATAGCTTAGAAAGTTTGAAAAAGGCTGTTGCTGAGCTTGGCTTGCCGATTGTGCTCAAGACTGCAACTGGTGGATATGATGGTAAAGGTCAGTTTGTACTTCGTTCAGAAGACCAGATTGACACCGCGTGGGCTGAACTTGGTCCTGCACAGAGCCTAGTTGCCGAAAGCTTTGTTAAATTCTCTCGCGAAGTTTCAATTATTGCGGTGCGCGGCCAAAATGGTGAAGTAAAAACTTGGCCATTGGCTGAAAATCACCACCATAATGGCATTTTATCGCATTCAATTGTTCCAGCACCGAATAGTGAAGCTTTACAGCCTGTTGCTCAAGACTACATTACACGCTTGTTGAATCACCTCAACTATGTTGGTGTGTTGACTCTAGAGCTGTTTGTGACAGAGCAAGGTTTATGTGCAAATGAGATGGCACCGCGTGTGCATAACTCAGGCCACTGGTCAATTGAAGGCGCTGTTTGTTCTCAGTTTGAAAACCATATTCGAGCTGTTGCTGGTCTTCCATTAGGTTCAACAGACGTTGTTCGTCCAACGGTCATGATCAATATTATTGGTCAGCATCCTAAAACTGAAGATGTACTTGCCTTAAATGGTGCTCATCTACACCTTTATAACAAGTCAGAACGTGCTGGCCGTAAGTTAGGTCATATCACTTTAATGCCTTTGGATAGTAATGAATTGACGACGTTATGCCGTCAATTGGCAAAAATTTTGCCAGAACCACTCGCTCTAACAGAAAATATGACTCTCTAA
- a CDS encoding M57 family metalloprotease, with product MTRLKSHLFIEIVYFLIDFSLYILIIRFFKISPPSIMRLTSLLLGVAFAFSNFQANANLATPAHTQIQQKTGQHLTYKIAEIDPRFGLSQDQLIQISQQAADIWKQGTGQDYFTYDPNAKLEIRLVYDNGQSRSEQRQKIAAQFQQEQQRVIDEQQKIKQLKQTLGQTQSDLENKKQILNGKLKNLDQQMMQLNQGKLAPEYSAKSLVKTQQDLQKQTVALKKEIAAYNEQAKDLNTKVTHFNQINNEFNDSLNQFKQNAQADVFKKGIYNGKQIVIYEFKSIDDLRLTIAHELGHALGLKHSDQPNALMYSVRKDGDKKITGLTDADRDLLSTLPQ from the coding sequence ATAACGAGACTAAAGTCTCATTTATTTATTGAAATTGTATATTTTTTGATTGATTTTTCACTTTATATTCTTATAATACGTTTTTTTAAAATCTCCCCCCCATCAATTATGCGTTTAACATCTTTGTTACTAGGCGTAGCCTTTGCTTTTTCTAATTTTCAGGCTAATGCTAATCTTGCTACTCCCGCTCATACTCAAATCCAGCAAAAAACAGGTCAGCATCTGACTTATAAAATTGCTGAAATTGATCCACGTTTTGGTTTAAGCCAAGATCAATTGATTCAAATTAGCCAACAAGCTGCGGATATTTGGAAACAAGGCACTGGTCAGGATTATTTTACTTATGATCCAAATGCAAAGTTAGAAATTCGTCTAGTTTATGATAATGGCCAAAGTCGTTCTGAACAGCGTCAAAAAATTGCAGCTCAGTTTCAACAAGAACAGCAACGTGTAATTGATGAACAGCAAAAAATTAAGCAATTGAAACAAACACTTGGTCAAACTCAATCTGACCTTGAAAATAAAAAGCAGATTTTGAATGGCAAATTGAAAAATCTTGACCAGCAAATGATGCAGCTTAACCAAGGTAAATTAGCGCCTGAATATAGTGCTAAATCTTTGGTTAAAACTCAGCAAGATTTGCAAAAGCAAACTGTTGCTTTAAAGAAAGAAATTGCTGCATATAATGAGCAAGCTAAAGATTTAAATACTAAAGTTACTCACTTTAATCAGATTAATAATGAGTTTAATGATTCATTAAACCAATTTAAGCAAAATGCTCAAGCGGATGTCTTTAAAAAAGGTATCTATAACGGCAAACAAATTGTGATTTACGAGTTTAAGTCTATTGATGATTTGCGTTTAACGATTGCTCATGAGTTAGGACATGCGCTTGGTTTAAAACACAGTGATCAACCAAATGCATTGATGTACTCAGTTCGTAAAGATGGTGACAAAAAAATCACTGGTCTTACCGATGCTGATCGCGATCTATTGAGTACTTTACCTCAATAA
- the grpE gene encoding nucleotide exchange factor GrpE, whose protein sequence is MANEQNEQAQDIQHEQAEQSNEQTQAEGGEQANDVTVESLQAQITKLEESLKLEKARTANAVYEAQKSVERIQRESEKHKETVLEKFAKELLDSVDNLERAIQAAGDEETPVLEGIKLTLKSLLTALEKFGVVEADTKNGFNADLHQAVGIDPNAKANEIGTVLQKGYTLNGRLLRPAMVMVGQ, encoded by the coding sequence ATGGCTAATGAGCAAAATGAGCAAGCTCAAGACATTCAACACGAGCAAGCAGAGCAATCTAATGAGCAAACTCAGGCTGAAGGTGGAGAGCAAGCAAACGACGTTACCGTTGAATCTTTACAAGCGCAAATCACTAAATTAGAAGAAAGTCTTAAACTTGAAAAAGCACGTACAGCAAATGCTGTTTACGAAGCACAAAAGAGTGTAGAGCGTATTCAACGTGAGTCAGAAAAGCATAAAGAAACTGTGCTTGAAAAATTTGCAAAAGAATTACTGGATTCTGTAGACAATCTAGAGCGCGCAATTCAAGCCGCTGGTGATGAAGAAACACCAGTACTTGAAGGTATTAAATTAACCTTGAAGTCACTGTTAACTGCGCTTGAAAAATTTGGCGTTGTAGAAGCTGACACTAAAAATGGTTTCAATGCAGATTTACATCAAGCAGTCGGTATTGATCCAAATGCTAAAGCGAATGAAATCGGTACTGTTTTACAAAAAGGCTATACCTTAAATGGCCGCTTATTGCGCCCTGCTATGGTTATGGTCGGTCAATAA
- a CDS encoding DMT family protein, giving the protein MRDVPLSPTVLAFALLVISNCFMTLAWYGHLKFLHHAPLWQAILFGWIIALLEYSFMIPATRMLSAQGWLLGEMKITQEVVTLIVFVPFMIFLFKQPFKLDYLWAMLCLFGCVYFVFRSQ; this is encoded by the coding sequence ATGAGGGATGTGCCTTTGAGCCCAACGGTTTTAGCGTTTGCGTTATTAGTTATTTCTAACTGTTTTATGACACTTGCATGGTATGGGCACCTTAAATTTTTGCACCATGCTCCACTCTGGCAAGCGATTTTATTCGGTTGGATTATTGCCTTGCTTGAATACAGTTTTATGATTCCTGCTACTCGTATGCTGAGTGCACAAGGTTGGTTACTCGGTGAAATGAAGATCACACAGGAAGTGGTTACGCTGATTGTGTTCGTACCGTTTATGATTTTCTTGTTTAAACAACCATTTAAACTAGATTACTTGTGGGCGATGTTATGTCTATTTGGCTGTGTTTATTTCGTATTTAGAAGCCAATAA